From Geomonas agri, one genomic window encodes:
- a CDS encoding pyridoxamine 5'-phosphate oxidase family protein, with translation MMIPIPDKMKEVMAHEGVVAIVTQGIEGPHMVNTWNSYLRISPDGKLLVPVGYMHVTENNLAQNPRVLITLGTREVEGSHGPGTGFFVEGTGTILDSGPNFDSTKATFPWARAVMEIKVSAAKQTL, from the coding sequence ATGATGATTCCCATTCCTGACAAGATGAAAGAAGTGATGGCGCATGAGGGCGTGGTGGCCATAGTGACGCAGGGCATTGAAGGCCCGCACATGGTCAACACCTGGAACAGCTACCTGAGGATCAGCCCGGACGGGAAACTGCTGGTGCCGGTCGGCTACATGCACGTGACCGAGAACAACCTGGCCCAGAACCCGCGGGTCCTGATCACGCTGGGCACCCGTGAAGTCGAAGGAAGTCACGGCCCCGGCACCGGGTTCTTCGTCGAGGGTACCGGGACAATCCTCGACTCCGGCCCCAACTTCGATTCCACCAAGGCCACCTTCCCCTGGGCCAGGGCGGTCATGGAAATCAAGGTCTCGGCCGCCAAACAGACGCTGTAG
- a CDS encoding VOC family protein, with the protein MFKRIDHIEIIPADFERSIRFYTDVLGFTVRQQMTVAAAPLEEIAYLALGDTVLELMRVKDPTITAAEPWSTGYRMMALEVEDMDAVLAYLAGKGITPSWGPVALGPSKRAEIRDCDGFPIELRQW; encoded by the coding sequence GTGTTTAAGAGAATCGATCACATCGAGATAATTCCCGCAGACTTCGAACGCTCCATCCGGTTTTATACCGATGTCCTCGGCTTCACCGTACGGCAGCAAATGACAGTGGCGGCAGCGCCGCTCGAGGAAATCGCCTATCTCGCCTTGGGGGACACGGTGCTGGAGCTGATGCGGGTGAAGGATCCGACCATAACGGCGGCAGAGCCTTGGAGCACCGGTTACCGGATGATGGCGCTGGAGGTGGAAGACATGGATGCCGTCCTAGCCTACCTCGCCGGCAAAGGCATCACCCCCAGTTGGGGACCGGTAGCGCTGGGACCTTCCAAACGTGCCGAGATACGGGATTGCGACGGATTTCCCATCGAACTGAGACAGTGGTAG
- the nrfD gene encoding NrfD/PsrC family molybdoenzyme membrane anchor subunit, producing MSPELALQIGEGAAQQVKRPEPDAGGIVPLWRQVPSQHRTDQNYYGLALIKEPVWIWSVPAYFYVGGVAGGSAMLAAALHGKKRLRRLAAWCRLLAFAGTTVGPALLTYDLGKMSRFLNMLRVLRPSSPMSVGSWSLAGTGMMATLSLLQGDRSGVVTRYGTALGGLLVAGYTGVLLGNTANPLWRERRLLLPMLFMSSAAASTAGVLQMMPLDKREEKVVQRFGMVGKAGEAACMVAMQRSDAAVPEVGAAAREGKGGVLWTAAKAALVSGILVELLPVRSPLKRKVSGALTTIGAICLRFALLEAGKTAAREPQTTINLQRSRMRR from the coding sequence ATGAGTCCGGAACTCGCGCTGCAGATAGGCGAGGGGGCCGCACAGCAGGTAAAGCGTCCTGAACCGGATGCCGGAGGCATCGTGCCGTTGTGGCGGCAAGTTCCGTCGCAGCACCGCACCGACCAGAACTACTACGGGCTGGCACTGATCAAGGAGCCGGTGTGGATCTGGTCGGTGCCGGCGTACTTCTACGTCGGCGGGGTGGCTGGAGGGAGCGCCATGCTGGCCGCGGCGTTGCACGGCAAGAAGCGCCTGCGCAGGTTGGCGGCCTGGTGCCGTCTGCTGGCCTTTGCCGGCACCACGGTCGGTCCGGCACTGCTCACCTACGACCTGGGCAAGATGAGCCGGTTCCTGAACATGCTGCGCGTTTTGCGCCCCAGCTCTCCCATGAGTGTCGGTTCCTGGTCGCTTGCAGGCACCGGCATGATGGCGACCCTCTCCCTGCTGCAGGGTGATCGCTCCGGTGTGGTTACCCGTTACGGCACGGCGCTGGGAGGACTCCTGGTGGCTGGTTACACCGGGGTGCTTTTGGGCAACACTGCCAACCCGCTCTGGCGCGAGCGGCGGCTGCTCCTGCCGATGCTGTTCATGTCGTCAGCGGCGGCCAGCACGGCTGGCGTGCTGCAAATGATGCCGCTGGACAAGCGTGAGGAAAAGGTGGTGCAGCGCTTCGGCATGGTCGGCAAAGCGGGCGAAGCCGCCTGCATGGTTGCCATGCAGAGGAGCGATGCGGCGGTGCCCGAGGTAGGCGCGGCCGCAAGGGAGGGGAAGGGTGGAGTGCTGTGGACGGCGGCCAAGGCCGCACTGGTTTCCGGTATCCTGGTGGAGTTGCTGCCGGTACGCTCACCCTTGAAGAGGAAGGTAAGTGGTGCCCTTACCACCATCGGTGCCATCTGCCTGCGCTTCGCGCTGCTGGAGGCGGGAAAGACAGCGGCGCGGGAGCCGCAGACGACCATCAATTTGCAGCGTAGCAGGATGAGGCGGTAA
- a CDS encoding 4Fe-4S dicluster domain-containing protein, producing MTTPATGFFTDTSVCIGCKACEVACKQWNQLPADGDFFSGRSYDNTIHLEATTWRHVAFIERQQRLSGQSTSRPFSWLLMSDVCKHCERAGCLEACPTGAIVRTEFDTVYVQPDVCNGCGYCVVCCPFGVINRREDDGRAWKCTLCYDRQKEGIEPACAKTCPTDSITFGKLDDLKEIALARLQELHRRGVTEAWLYGMGGRDQPGTEGLHAFFLLLDRPEAYNLPPDPYVPTKGVAGAWGVMALAAAGMAAAALAAAHGRGGDRK from the coding sequence ATGACCACTCCAGCTACCGGTTTCTTTACCGACACCAGCGTCTGCATCGGCTGCAAGGCATGCGAGGTCGCCTGCAAGCAGTGGAACCAACTCCCGGCTGACGGAGACTTTTTCAGCGGCCGTTCCTACGACAACACCATTCACCTGGAAGCGACCACGTGGCGCCATGTCGCGTTCATCGAGCGCCAACAGCGGCTCTCTGGACAGAGCACGTCGCGACCATTCTCCTGGCTTCTCATGTCCGACGTCTGCAAACACTGCGAACGTGCCGGCTGCCTGGAGGCATGCCCAACCGGCGCCATCGTGCGCACGGAGTTCGACACCGTCTATGTCCAACCGGATGTCTGCAACGGCTGCGGCTACTGCGTGGTTTGCTGCCCCTTCGGCGTCATCAATCGCCGCGAGGACGACGGTCGGGCCTGGAAGTGCACGCTCTGTTACGACCGCCAGAAAGAGGGCATCGAGCCCGCTTGCGCCAAGACATGTCCGACCGATTCGATAACCTTCGGGAAGCTGGATGACTTGAAGGAGATCGCCCTTGCCCGTTTGCAGGAGCTGCACCGGCGCGGGGTGACCGAGGCGTGGCTGTACGGGATGGGTGGGCGTGACCAGCCGGGCACGGAGGGACTGCACGCCTTCTTCCTGTTGCTGGATCGACCCGAGGCTTATAACTTGCCGCCCGATCCTTACGTCCCGACCAAGGGAGTGGCAGGGGCGTGGGGCGTCATGGCGTTGGCAGCAGCGGGGATGGCGGCTGCGGCACTGGCCGCCGCCCATGGCAGGGGAGGGGACCGGAAATGA
- the fdh gene encoding formate dehydrogenase, whose product MGKEHWLFKWPALRQLTNGDPSGLGESAMSERTRNLKPRIAEADKVVGSVCPFCGVGCGQKVYVKDGKIMDIEGDYDSPISEGCLCPKGAATMQLVTGSHRVMNVLYRRPYGKRWEKIPLKQAMNMVADRVKQTRDETWEDQHEQGHPLRRTLGIAHLGGATLDNEENYLIKKLFTSLGIIQVENQARIUHSSTVPGLGISFGRGGATTFQQDLQHSDCIVIQGSNMAECHPVGFRWVMEAKRRGATIIHVDPRFTRTSAVADIHVPIRPGSDIAFLGGLINYIISNERWFRDYVINYTNAAALVSEDYQDTEDLDGLFSGWNAEKGQYDPSSWQYRGLEVTPAAGHREMFSGEPRAERGAIVAAEQHDFTLTDPLCVFQIVKRHFSRYTPEVVQEACGIQPEMFETVARALCDNSGRERTSAFCYAVGWTQHSIGVQYIRTAAIVQMLLGNIGRPGGGIMALRGHSSIQGSTDIPTLYNMLPGYLPMPKASYDTDLKKYLEYNESASGWWSEFPKYMVSLLKAWYGPAATLQNDWCYNYLPHISGDHSHMVTVAAMADSKVQGYFVMGENPAVGSMNCALQRKGLRNLKWLVVRDFAPTETAEFWRKAPEIVAGDVKPEEIGTEVFFFPCAAHTEKDGTFTNTQRLLQWHHKAVEPPGDCRSELHFIWHLGRRLKELYRASSEPKDLALRDLTWDYRSIGAIEEPDAEEVLAEIGGYTLGDHKYLSGYKELKNDGSTVCGCWIYCGCYKDGVNQPARRKPAAQQTWVAPEWGWAWPANRRMLYNRASADLDGKPWSERKKYVWWDPEQRKWTGYDNPDFIVERPPDYRPGPDAKGIDTLSGIDPFIMQAEGKAWLYDPNGLLDGPLPTHYEPEESVLKNPLYGQQCNPARMEWVRNDNPYHKAWGDPDYPFIGTTYRLTEHHTAGGMSRWVPWLCELQPEMFIEVSPELAQLRGLENGGWATVSTIRGEIEARVLVTERMQPFVQQGRTLHTVGLPYHWSWIGRSTGDAANELTAFVADPNVSIEESKAFSVQVVAGRKSKKRRAAAQGPLAQREVSGPERDLPPVHEKPAGAHGLHAGKTELTEES is encoded by the coding sequence ATGGGAAAGGAACATTGGCTCTTTAAATGGCCGGCGCTACGCCAGTTGACTAACGGCGATCCGTCGGGACTGGGTGAGTCCGCGATGAGCGAACGGACGCGCAACCTGAAACCGCGCATCGCGGAGGCGGACAAGGTAGTGGGGTCGGTCTGCCCATTCTGCGGCGTCGGCTGCGGCCAGAAGGTCTACGTCAAGGACGGCAAGATCATGGACATAGAGGGAGACTACGACTCTCCCATCTCGGAGGGGTGCCTCTGTCCTAAGGGGGCAGCAACCATGCAACTCGTTACCGGGTCTCACCGGGTCATGAACGTCCTGTATCGGCGCCCCTACGGCAAGAGGTGGGAGAAGATCCCGCTCAAACAGGCGATGAACATGGTGGCTGACCGGGTCAAGCAGACCCGCGACGAAACCTGGGAGGACCAGCACGAACAGGGGCATCCGCTGCGACGCACGCTCGGTATCGCACACCTGGGCGGCGCGACCCTGGATAATGAAGAAAACTACCTCATCAAGAAACTGTTCACCTCCCTGGGCATAATCCAGGTGGAGAACCAGGCACGCATCTGACATTCCTCCACCGTCCCCGGTCTGGGGATCTCGTTCGGCAGGGGAGGGGCAACCACCTTTCAGCAGGACCTGCAGCACTCCGATTGCATCGTCATCCAGGGCTCCAACATGGCCGAGTGCCACCCGGTGGGCTTCCGCTGGGTCATGGAGGCCAAACGTCGAGGCGCCACCATCATTCATGTCGATCCCCGTTTCACCCGTACCAGCGCCGTCGCTGACATTCACGTCCCCATCCGCCCCGGCAGCGACATCGCCTTCCTGGGAGGCCTGATCAATTACATCATCAGTAACGAGCGCTGGTTCCGGGACTACGTCATCAACTACACCAACGCTGCTGCCCTGGTTTCCGAGGACTATCAGGACACGGAGGACCTGGACGGTCTGTTCAGCGGCTGGAATGCAGAGAAGGGGCAGTACGACCCATCGTCCTGGCAGTATCGTGGCCTGGAAGTGACCCCTGCCGCCGGCCACCGCGAAATGTTCTCCGGTGAGCCGCGCGCCGAACGCGGCGCCATCGTTGCGGCGGAACAACACGACTTCACGCTCACCGATCCGCTGTGCGTGTTCCAGATCGTGAAGAGACACTTCTCCCGCTACACGCCCGAAGTAGTGCAGGAGGCATGCGGTATCCAGCCCGAGATGTTCGAGACGGTGGCACGTGCCCTGTGCGACAACTCCGGCCGGGAACGGACCAGCGCGTTTTGCTACGCCGTCGGCTGGACCCAGCACTCAATCGGCGTTCAATACATCCGCACCGCCGCCATTGTGCAGATGCTCTTAGGCAACATCGGCCGTCCCGGCGGCGGCATCATGGCTCTGCGCGGGCATTCCTCCATCCAGGGATCCACTGATATCCCGACCCTGTACAACATGCTCCCCGGCTACCTCCCGATGCCCAAGGCCTCCTATGACACAGATCTAAAGAAATATCTGGAGTACAACGAGTCCGCCTCGGGGTGGTGGAGCGAGTTCCCCAAGTACATGGTTTCCCTCTTGAAGGCATGGTACGGTCCCGCTGCGACCTTGCAGAACGACTGGTGCTACAACTACCTGCCCCATATCTCGGGCGATCACTCTCACATGGTGACGGTGGCCGCCATGGCCGACTCCAAGGTGCAGGGGTACTTCGTCATGGGAGAAAATCCGGCAGTTGGATCGATGAACTGCGCCCTGCAGCGTAAGGGGCTGCGCAACCTGAAGTGGCTCGTTGTGCGCGATTTCGCCCCCACGGAGACCGCGGAGTTCTGGCGCAAAGCGCCCGAAATCGTCGCCGGTGACGTCAAACCGGAAGAGATCGGCACCGAAGTATTTTTCTTCCCCTGCGCCGCCCATACCGAAAAGGACGGCACCTTCACCAACACCCAGCGTCTGTTGCAGTGGCACCACAAGGCGGTGGAGCCACCCGGCGACTGCCGCTCCGAACTGCACTTCATCTGGCATCTCGGCCGGCGGCTGAAGGAGCTGTACCGGGCCTCGTCGGAGCCCAAGGACCTTGCCCTGCGCGACTTGACCTGGGACTACCGCAGCATCGGCGCGATCGAGGAACCGGATGCCGAGGAGGTTCTCGCCGAGATTGGCGGCTACACCCTGGGGGATCACAAATATCTCTCCGGGTACAAGGAACTTAAGAACGACGGCAGCACGGTCTGCGGCTGCTGGATCTACTGCGGTTGCTACAAAGATGGCGTCAACCAGCCAGCACGCAGAAAGCCGGCGGCTCAGCAGACCTGGGTGGCGCCGGAATGGGGCTGGGCGTGGCCAGCCAACCGGCGCATGCTCTACAACCGCGCGTCCGCTGATCTCGACGGCAAGCCGTGGTCGGAACGGAAGAAGTACGTCTGGTGGGACCCCGAGCAGCGCAAATGGACCGGCTACGACAACCCTGACTTCATCGTGGAACGTCCTCCCGACTATCGCCCGGGCCCCGACGCCAAGGGGATCGACACCCTCTCCGGCATCGATCCTTTCATCATGCAGGCGGAGGGGAAGGCGTGGCTTTACGACCCCAACGGACTTTTGGACGGTCCGCTCCCCACCCATTACGAACCCGAGGAATCGGTGCTGAAAAACCCGCTCTACGGTCAGCAGTGCAACCCGGCGCGCATGGAGTGGGTCCGCAACGACAACCCCTACCACAAGGCGTGGGGCGATCCCGATTATCCTTTTATCGGCACGACCTACCGCCTTACCGAACATCACACCGCCGGGGGGATGAGTCGATGGGTGCCCTGGCTGTGCGAGCTGCAACCCGAGATGTTCATCGAGGTGTCGCCGGAACTGGCACAGCTGCGTGGGCTGGAGAACGGTGGCTGGGCCACGGTAAGCACCATCCGCGGCGAGATCGAGGCGCGGGTGCTGGTGACCGAGCGGATGCAGCCGTTCGTGCAGCAGGGGCGGACGCTGCACACGGTAGGGCTTCCCTATCACTGGAGCTGGATCGGACGCTCCACCGGTGATGCTGCCAACGAACTCACCGCCTTCGTGGCGGACCCCAATGTCAGCATAGAGGAATCGAAGGCGTTCTCGGTCCAGGTGGTGGCAGGGAGGAAGTCCAAGAAGCGGCGTGCGGCGGCCCAGGGGCCGCTGGCACAGCGTGAGGTGTCGGGCCCAGAGCGGGACCTGCCACCGGTTCACGAGAAGCCAGCCGGCGCACACGGGCTCCACGCAGGTAAGACGGAATTGACGGAGGAATCATGA